Below is a genomic region from bacterium.
TTTCAGTGGTTTGTCCGCGGCGTCGATCGTCCGGACAACCGGTCCGGCCGACCTACTCGAGGATCTTGGCGACGACCCCCGCCCCCACCGTCCGCCCGCCTTCCCGCACCGCGAACCGCTGCCCTTCCTCCAACGCGATCGGCGTGATCAACGCCGCCTCCATCGTCACGTTGTCCCCCGGCATCACCAT
It encodes:
- the tuf gene encoding elongation factor Tu (EF-Tu; promotes GTP-dependent binding of aminoacyl-tRNA to the A-site of ribosomes during protein biosynthesis; when the tRNA anticodon matches the mRNA codon, GTP hydrolysis results; the inactive EF-Tu-GDP leaves the ribosome and release of GDP is promoted by elongation factor Ts; many prokaryotes have two copies of the gene encoding EF-Tu) — translated: MVMPGDNVTMEAALITPIALEEGQRFAVREGGRTVGAGVVAKILE